Part of the Triticum urartu cultivar G1812 chromosome 2, Tu2.1, whole genome shotgun sequence genome, TGACGAATCACGCAATGCCACGTCGCagggctatgcctacggcaaagccgtcggcatagattaatctatgccgacggcttttgCCGTCGGCATATCTCTGCCACGTGGCGTCTCCTGGTTTCTCCTGGCAGCagggctatgcctacggcaaagccgtcgaCATAGATTTTCATATGCctacggctttgccgtaggcatagatgTGCCACGTGGCAAGCCCTGGTAACTCCTGGGCGtatatatgccgacggctttgccgtaggcatagtttttattttttttttattttccctgttttctcttttccaattcatttgacagcatttcaaaacagaacaatatgaaattatgcagaaatatgacaattcatcatgtaaacatactcaagttcatctaaacatactcaagttcatctaaacatactcaagttcaccatcatcatctaaacatactcaagttcatcaCATCATCTAAAGATCATCACCGACGGAAGTTCATGAACATAAAAGTAGTGCAAGACATGAAACATGATAAAAGTAGGAATATGAAAGGCATGGCACGATGGCCACATGCACGGAATCATCAAGCAAGAGCACCTCCGCCAAAACCACCACCTCCGCCATaaccaccaccacctccgccaaaaccaccaccaccacctccgccaaaaccgCCATCGCGACCACCACCACTCTGCCAGATCGGAGTGACTGGGGTCGACGGAGCAGGAGTCGAGCCACCGGTCCCCTACATGTTTCAGAAAAGATTCTAACGGTAAATATGATATGATAGTGTTTCATGAACGAGAACTAGTTTGCTAGTAGTTAGGCAAATGTACTAACCGGATCATCACTGCCTAGTGCCACCCATTCATCGAACGTGGGCACGTGTGGGGGTTCTCCCGCAGGTGGTGGTGGGGGTCCCATTTGTGGTGGATCCGTGCGGTTAGTCCAAGACGCCAACATAGCCTGAATGTTAGTTAAACAAGCAAACTAGAAGATCAGAAGGAATGAAAGTGCAAAAATTTAGCTTGGTTTTAAGAGGGCAAAACTAACCGTCATCATCTGACGGTTGTAATCATCGTTTGCCTTCACTCGTTTCAAGTACTCCCGCACCTCGAGATTCCTATGCTCGACAAACTCCTTATATGCCTACATAATTTAGGTTGTTTCTAAGTGAGCAATGCTGAAAATAAACTGAGAATGCAAGATAGAAAAAGATAAAGAGGAAGTACTTACAGCATGCTGGCGGGCTAAGGGAGTCTGTGAACGCCCCGTACTCTCTAACTGGCTCTGGTTGGTAGCCCGAAGCTGTGTGTACGAGATCGAAGGAGTGATCAAGCCATCGAAACACGGATACCGGCCATTCTTCTTCCCCTGGATGGCCACCACCGCCGTGTCGTCGATCTGAGACTGGGCGACCTCAGCAATAGGAACATCCGGATGCAACTCCTGATAGTGATGAATGTAAGACCCCAGGTGCTCCTCGGTCTTGCCGTAGTACTGGCTCTCGCCCTCCTTGCGATGACTCTGCTCGCGGGCCAGCTTCCACGACTCCATGTCTGAGAGCGGCATCTTCAACTTGTCCTCCTACAACGTCAAATAGAAGTCAGCCATACATAAGAACATGACGTAAATAAGAAAAAAAAATGCATCATGCACATAGATATACCTTCATGGCCTTGAAGCCCCAGTGGTTCCTGTTTCCTTGGCCGTGTGTCCCGTCGTCTCCACGGTTAGCCCGGGCCTTGATGCTCTTGGCAGCAAACTTTGCATCGGCGCCGAGCCACCTATCCACCAAACTCGCCCATCCGTCATGCCTTCCATAGCACCAACGAGGAACAACCTATGCAAATTTTGGAAGCATGACATGTGAGCACGAAACATATAGTTGACTGCTTGAAACAATGAAAAGTTAGTAATAGTTACCATCATGAACTGCTCCTTGCTCAAGGTAAGTCGTAGCTTCTGCACTTGAGTTTTGGTCATCTTTTGGTGCAGGTAGTAGTGGTAGTACTGCGAGACGGCAACCCAGCGCACCTCGTACCGCAACTGACGAGCTTTCTTCTTCGCAGCCGCAAGCAAGACCACGTCGGCTCTGGCCTTGTGCTCGTCAAGAACTCTATAGAGTTGCTGCAATCATGCATAAACCAGAAGCAAACAAGGCATCAGTTGAGTGATTCAATGATAAACTATGAACGAAACTGAAGACAAGTGATTCAGAAGAGAACTTACCCAAAATTTGGTGATCACGGCCTTAGCGGTCGTCCCGTACTCCGCGTTGCTGCAAGCCTCGTAGTGGGCccagctcgtggccaaaacccgCTGCTGCGGGTCCCTGTCTGGCCGCGGGCAGAATAGGCCAGGCCAAAACTCCTTCAACAGAACAGTGATAAGGCCGTTCGGTTTACGGCCCTTTCCGCGAAGGATCCAGTTTCTGCAAAAGAATCAAATGATTGCCATGTGTACAATAAGAAAATGTTGTCATGTGTTGAAAATATGATTGAGAGGCACTTACTCTGTCCCCACAGGTTCAATGAGCCACTTGTGCTCCTCGATAGAAGGTGGTGTAGGTAGTCCGGCATTACCACGCAGCCACCCCTGCGAAGAACCCGGTGGCAAGTCACCCCACAACGCGGGATCAACCTCCCCTCcaccctcctcgccctcctcctcaccctcctcctcggcctcctcctcctcgccatcAGGAACATACTCCTCCTCCTCAGACTCAGAAGGTGCCTCTGTATAGGAGGGCATCGAAGAAGACCCTCCTATTTCAGACACGGCCTGGAGTTTTTTGCCCCGGTTGCCTCTccccccacctcctcctcctctaggggCTCTCCCCCCACCACCTCCTCCTCTAGGCTCTCCTCCCCCGACCCCTCCACCTCCCTGTGAGGTGTCATCCTCGCGTAGTCGGGAGGGAACCTTGTGGGCTCGTCCACTCCGAGTAAGTCCTTTAAATTTACTGAGGAAACTAGCGCCGCTGGACTTGCCCATGATTAGCAAACCTGCATTGAGAAGAGAATAAACAATTAGTAAGGATATCAATTAAACAAGCATACAGGAAAAACATTAATACCAGAAGAGCACATTAAGCATACTATTGTAATGATCATTAAAAGAACTTACATTTTctagaacccatatgaatcatCACTATTGTAATCTATTTGTGGACCggtctcatcatcactatcacGCATATCTTCTTCGTTGTCTGACGGAGGTGGAGGCTCTTCCTCATCGTCAGCGTCTTCATTTAACTTTTCAAGCATAATTATGTCTCTTTGATTCACAACTGCCTCACCATCAATCCGTGTGTCGTCGTCGTTTGGGTCCAGGTCAACATAACCCAAGTCATCATCCTTGTTGTTTCGGACCACGTCATCATGTTCCTCTTGATAGAACACTCCCTCGTATGTCATGGGGTTTATGTTGTAGTAATCATCATCATTCGGGTCCGGTAGCTTACCATGCGGCGACACCTTGAACACAACTTCCCAACCCTTTAGGTACTCTTTCTGGCATGGGTAAGGCAGATAATATACTTGTGTGGCCTGGGTAGCGGCGATAAAGAGATCAGCTCCGGCATAGATGGTTGATGGTTTAACTTCAACTAAACCAACAGAAGGCGTATGTCTCAGACCCTTTTTGGGGTCGAACCATCGGCATTTGAACACAGTGAGACTTAGGTGTTCGCGGCCACGTTTGAATGTAAGCTCGTATATTTTTCCTACCCTTCCATAGTAATCTACTTTATTATCTCCTTCAGTGAAGACTCCGGTATTTATGGTTTTGGGATCAGGCCGACTGTTCTGGTGCTCCTCTGTATGGAAGCGATACCCATTCACATCATACTTTTCGCATGTCATGACGACAGGATCAAAACCCATGGAAACCCATCTCAATTCTTCATCCATTGATTCGGTCAGATCATTTCCCTACAAGTTTAATTGAAATTATAgggtgcatgagtttaattgaAAGTGTGAAAAATTACTTTCTCGATGAACCACGCAACGAAATTTTTCCTTCCATCAGCACCCTTTCGGAGAAGAGCAAGTGCCTCCGCTTCAGAAGGAGGCAGCATTCCCGTCCATTCTTCTTCAACGAATCGACTACAATAAGAAAAGCGGTATAAGAACTAGGCAAAGTGAACATAACGAATTGACTAAAAGAATGGTGCAAAGGTATTACCTCATCCACTCATCCTCAACttccttgatgttgtgcaagaTATAGAACATGACATCCTCCCACTCATCTCGTGGCATGAGATAAGATTTCGAGCATCCAGCCCTACTACCTTGCCCGATGAATAGAGGCAACTTGGGTTTATACTTGGGTTCTTCTGTATTGTATCGAGACACCTTATTGTGCAACGTGGGAACATGGTCCGGATAGTAggctgtcctgaggtctgccacctcctctaggataactgcctcagctatggaagcttcaatcttagctttgtttccacatTTCTGTCTCAGATGCTTGTTCTGTCTCTCAGGGCCGTACTGCCAACGATTCTGCACAGGGCCCCCCAACAAAACCTCGTTCGGGAGGTGCAAAAGGAGATGTTTCATCGGAGTAAAGAAGCCTGGTGGGAAGATCTTCTCTAGCTTGCATATCAACTCCGGCGCCTTCTTATGCATTTCTTTTATCTTCTCAGGACATACTTCTTTAGCACAAAGCGTGCGGAAGAAATGGCTTAACTCCGCAAGCACACGCCAGACACGCTCGGGAACATAGCCCCGAACCATCACCGGCATAATCCACTCAATCCATACATGATAGTCATGACTCTTGAGCCCGGTCACTCTGCCCGTTGAAAGATTGACCCCCTTACTTATATTCGACGCATAACCATCAGTGAACTTCACGACGTGTTTCAGCCACTTGAATGTCTCCATCTTATGATCCTTTTTAAGTACGAAGTCAGCATCTGGCTTGAACCAAGATTTTCGACTGCCTGTGGGAGGCTGCATGTGTAGACGTGGTCTATCACAAATATTCTGTTGATCAACTCTAGCATTAACATTATCCTTTGTCTTATCAGGAATGTTGAGGATCGTGTGAAAAAGGGACTCTGCGACATTCTTTTCGGTGTGCATCACGTCTATGTTGTATGGAAGTTTGAGGTCCTTAAAATAGGGAAGCTGTGTGAACGGGGTAATGTGAGTCCAGTTGTGCGTCTCACCATATCCTTCAAAAAATTTCCCTTTACTTTTTCCTTTGCCCTCGCCCTCGTCTTCGCCTGtggctttgcctttgcctttgcctttgacTTTGCCTTTCCCCTCACCAGCAGGCTTAAGAGCTTTCAGCTGAGCAAGCACATCCGCACCAGAAAACGTTGGAATCTCGTTTACTTCATGGACAACTTTGCCTTttgtgaagttcttcttgtcttccctatcaggatggtctggagggaggaactgtcgatgcaggtcaaaTGCAACATACTTGCCACCCTTCTTCAGCCAAATGAAAATCAAGGCCTGCATGCACACTGGGCAAGGCATCTTTCCACTTGTACACCATCCGCAGAACAAGGCATAACCgggaaagtcatgcatgcaatattgtagccaaactttcatcaagaaatttttCTGCAGATGTCGGTCGTATGTCAACCTCGGGAAGTACCAAGAATGGTGCAAATCATCCACCAACGGCTGCATAAACACACTCAAATTCTTCCCCGGATATTCAGGCCCCGGAATTATAAGCGACAGGAACATGGTCTTGCGTTGCATTATGGCGCCGGGAGGGAGATTCAGCGGAAtaacaaatacgggccaacagcTATATGGATTAGACGACATACCATATGGATTGAACCCATCACCTGTTATAGAAATTCTGACATTCCCAGCCTCGGCTGCTTCCTCCGGGTACTCTATATCGAATGACTTCCATGCTTCACCTCCTGATGGATGTACAATTTTTTTTGGATTGTACCTTTTCCCTTCcttgtgccacttcatcattttggcagactcctcggtgatgaaaaggcgctgcagtctttttataaaatcaagataCCGAAGAACCTTCACAGGGATTTTTAGCTGCTGCTTCTGACCATGCTTATCGACCACCACAATATACCGAGAGGAACCGCACTTCCTACAATACTTGTCATCCGCATACTCATGCctaaacaaaaggcaattctTTGGACAAACATGTATTTTCTCATAGTCCATTGAGAGCGCCTTCATGATTTTCTTCGTACCGTACATGGTTTTTGGCAGTTCATGGCCCTCAGGCAGGCTGCTAGCCCATACTCCCAGAAATGCTTCGAAGCAACCTCGGCTACAGCCGTACTCAGCCTTGACTGCCAtcagttgcgagatggcatccagcacAGACAGCTTGGCACCCTCATAGAGAGGTTTCTTTGACGAGGCCAAGATTTCCAGGAAGGCCTTTGCGGTTTCCTCCGGCTCCTCCGGTTCATTCGCTGGATGTGACGGAGGTGTCGGCTGTGCAGCAAAGACATCATCTAGCATGTCTCTAACCCCATCGTCCTCATAACCAGCGACGCGTTGTCGTATCACATCCTCTCTACCACAGTCCCGCTGGGCAAAGTTTATAGGCATATTAAAGCTGGGCATAAATCCATGCGTGCGAAGGTGCTTAGTCATCTCACTCTTATCTCTGCGGATACGTCTCTTACATCTGGCACACGGGCATTCTGGCACCATCCCCATTGGACTACGGAATATCTCTTTCAAAAACACATCAGTTTTCTCGACCCACTCTGTTGTTACTTGATTCCGACGGAAAAACCCACTATACATCCACTGATTATCTGCCATCTCTGCTTTATTGGAAGCCACACAACAAAATTAAGGATTCATTTAAATTACTCACATCAATATTTTATTTTTTACAAGGTTGACGAGAATCGACATTTaatccacctacatctctaataggtaaagatgggtcctaatcccacccgagaatgtgtagattgagtacgttgtccatgctctaccccattccgagacaaaatttcggcagcacctccccgctattctccaaatacacgtctcggcaaaatgccgagagaatgtgcatccggagaacaacagggaggcgccgccgaaatcctgtctcggaacggggtagagcatgaacaacgtacccaatctacacatcctcgggctgtccgtggaaagcgctggacaatccgaaagagctacggtgataaatatgcaattgaatgcatatttatcAATGCAACCCTTTCGGACGGGAGACCTAGGTTACGCGACTTGATGTGAAAATTTAATCTAGTGACATGGAAAAAAAGTGGACGAGGTCATGGAATTGTTGCTCACCCTCCGATGTAGAGGATGTAGTCGATCAAAGGAGGGACGATCGTGGACCAACACCTCCAACGTCGACGGTCACTCCACGAAGATGGAACACCACAAATCCTGTTAATTCGACCAAGTGCAAAAAAAAGGTTAAGCATTGACACTTTAAActatgaaaaaaatcatatttcgtCAAGTGTCAAATATTGTCCTTCaatttttttagcaagatcatcaTGATTAAATAACCACTCATCATATGCCAATTTTGGAGCACATCTCACACAACTATTTTAGAAACTAAATGTCACATAGCAAGGATTTAGACACAAACATCATATATCTCACACAAACATCAACTCAAAAATTTATTTTGCATGCATATGTGAATAGACTTAGGGGCTGAATACACCATCCACATAGTAGTTATTTGCAGCAAATAAACATGAAACTATGAATGTCACAGTaggaaaaattaaaaaaaaagagCATAGCTCACCGGGCAGAGGGGCGTCACGGCGATGGAGGGGACGGGAGGGACGGTCGCGGGCCGGAGCTAGCACCAGGGCCGGCCGGGCAGGGTCGCGGGCTAGCCGGAGCCGTGGCCAGGCGTGCTCGGGGAGGGGCCGAGGCGGGGCAGGGCCCGGTTCGTTGCGGGGCAGAGAGCTGGGGTGGAGACGAGATGGCGACGACGTGGgtggagcggcggcgggcgggcggCAGAGAGctggcgtggcggcggcggcgcgagaagGGGAGGGGAAGGGAGGGGGTGGAGCGGTGGGGAGGGGGGACAGGCGAGGGAAGGGGAGAGTGGCGGGAGGCGGGGAGCAGTGGCTGGCGGGCGGCGGGGAGAGTCGCGGGAGGCGGGGagcagcggcgggcggcggcggcagcgcgggCGGCGGTCGGCGGTGGGCTGTGGGCTGCGAGTGGATGAGGCTGCGGGTGTGGGAAAGAACGAGTGGAGGAGGGTGGGCCGCGAGTGGATAAGgggacctatgccgacggcttagccgtcgGCATATATTAACCACGCCACGTGGCATATATGCCGACGGCTAAGCCGTAGGCATAGGTGTATTTTTTTTATACATATTAATTACAAACTAGCCGTATACATGTTAATTACACACGTGGCATATATTATTAACTGTCTTCAAATATATTTTTAGTGTATATTATTTTCATGCGCATTGAAAagtttcatatatatatatatatatatatataatactTTTTTATATACACGTAGATattaaatattttcaaatacaCGTTCTTGCATTTTTTTGAATGATACATGGTATATAATTATATTAAAAATGATACATGGTATACATATTTTTTACATGCACGAACATTATTTAAAATGTACCATACATTTTCTTTAATGGTTTGAAACATTATTTTTAATGACATGATCTTCTTTTTATATTGTACAACAATTTTCTAAAATATCACATATATTTTTTTTGAACCGAATTTTTTCTATGGTTAGCAACATTTCTTATGATATAAATATTTTCTATGGTCTTGCGAAAGGTGATACATAGGAGAGCAACTGACTGAGGGGTACCGTTACCGAGTGCCTGATCCGGTAACTATGCGAGTGCCTGATCCGTCTACtgccgtgtcatcgccgtccgtgagggggggccacgccccggagacgcgtgccgcctcttcggacatgccatcacaccaccccgcatgtatgagggcccggtgcgatgctccggtggcattgctacccccagggcccccgtcccgcctaacccagGAGCGGTTGAtcacgagatctagccctttgacttcccaCGGACGGGCTCTGActagtggacctctccacccggttgtgtcaggtctACCCATAGGGACACccgggagcaacatccgggccaaacccacagctacatccacttcgtgtagacccgacgcgtccgtttccccccctCCAGGTGACGGCAGCGGCGCCGTCCGTGacggggggcacaccccggagatg contains:
- the LOC125534835 gene encoding uncharacterized protein LOC125534835, translating into MESWKLAREQSHRKEGESQYYGKTEEHLGSYIHHYQELHPDVPIAEVAQSQIDDTAVVAIQGKKNGRYPCFDGLITPSISYTQLRATNQSQLESTGRSQTPLARQHAAYKEFVEHRNLEVREYLKRVKANDDYNRQMMTAMLASWTNRTDPPQMGPPPPPAGEPPHVPTFDEWVALGSDDPCTGHRREGARIPPVETSALAGVGTSSGSEQQAQAVGAANNEQAVGAAASSERGSSEAWRGGNSGRGEQQARRQRRAARRGGRDEQRLWWQRDAAAAGATSSEAWRPRREAGATSSGRGGREVRRPGRAAGAAAATAVRRNR